The sequence below is a genomic window from Mycobacterium sp. ITM-2016-00316.
AGACGATGTTCTATGCGCTGGTCACCTCGATCGTCATCGAGCTGCTGATGTACATCGTCTACGTGCTTGCCATCAAGGATCCTGCTGCGGTGGAAGCGAATTCGGCTGCACCGATCGAGGAGATCATCACCCAGCAGGCCGGCCCGGTCGTCACCAAGATCATCGTCGCCATCGCGCTGACGAACATCCTGGCCTGCCTGTTGGCCAACATCCTGGTCGCCACCCGGTTGACCTACTCGATGGCCCGCGACAACATGCTGCCCTTCTCCCATGTGTGGCGCCACGTTTCACCCACCCGCAAGACGCCGACCTACTCGATCATCGGCCTGGGCTGCCTGTCGACGCTGCTGCTGCTGTCGGCGATCGTGAACGAGAAGGCATTCAACTACATCATCGGCATCGCGTCGTTGCTGTTCTTCTTCGTCTACATCCTGCAGACCATCGGGTTGCTGGTCGGCTACCGCAAGGGCACCATCCCGGCGGGTGACCCCGGCACCTTCGACCTGGGCCGGTTCCGGCTGCCGATCTACATCACGGCGCTGGTCGTGTTCCTCAGCGTCGCCGTGACACTGCTGTTCCTGCCGCAGTTCACCAGCAACAAATGGGTGTTCCTCGGTGTCGTGGTGATCGCCGCGATCTGGTGGGCCACCGGCCTGAAGGCCCGCCTGGCCCGGGGCGACGCCGGCGTCGCATACGCCAAGACTCACAACTCCTGAAAGGACCATCAGAGATGACCATCGCAGACGCAGGAACCTCCAACCTGGTCGCCGTCGAGCCCGGCGCCGCCATCCGTGAAGCGACCCCGGAAGGCTCGGTGATCCAGTACAGCGACTACGAACTGGACACCTCCAGCCCGTTTGCCGGCGGCGTCGCGTGGATCGAGGGCGAGTACATGCCCGCCGAAGAGGCCAAGATCTCGATCTTCGACACCGGGTTCGGGCACTCCGACCTGACCTACACGGTGGCACATGTGTGGCACGGCAACATCTTCCGGCTGGGTGATCACCTCGACCGGCTGCTCGACGGTTCGCGCAAGTTGCGCCTCGACGCCGGCATCAGCAAGGACGAACTCGCCGAGATCACCAAGAAGTGCGTCTCGCTGTCCCAGCTGCGGGAGTCGTTCGTGAACCTCACCGTGACCCGTGGCTACGGAAAGCGCAAGGGCGAGAAGGATCTCTCCAAGCTGACCCACCAGGTGTACATCTACGCCATCCCCTACCTGTGGGCCTTCCCGCCCGCCGAGCAGATCTTCGGCACCACCGCGATCGTGCCGCGTCATGTCCGCCGGGCCGGGCGCAACACCGTCGACCCGACGATCAAGAACTACCAGTGGGGCGATCTGACCGCGGCGAGCTTCGAGGCCAAGGATCGCGGTGCCCGCACCGCGATCCTGCTGGACTCCGACAACTGTGTCGCCGAGGGTCCCGGATTCAACGTCTGCATCGTCAAGGACGGCAAGCTGGCGTCACCGTCACGAAATGCGTTGCCGGGCATCACCCGTAAGACGGTGTTCGAGCTGGCCGACCAGATGGGCATCGAGGCCACCCTGCGCGATGTCACCAGCCACGAGCTCTATGACGCCGACGAGTTGATGGCGGTCACCACCGCCGGTGGCGTCACCCCGATCAACACCCTGGACGGCGAGGCCATCGGCAACGGTGAGCCCGGCCCGATGACGGTCGCCATCCGGGACCGGTTCTGGGCGTTGATGGATGAGCCGTCACCGTTGATCGAAGCCATCCGGTACTGAGGAGGATCCGGCGCCGCTACTTGCCGTCGGACTCGATGACACCCTGGGCGGCACGGGCACGGTCCTCGTAGCTCTTGCGCTTGGCGGTGTCGACCTCGAGGAACACCGTGTCCAGGCCGAGTGCCTTGTTCATGGCGCGACGGCCCTTGGGCGGCAGCATCTGGGCGGCCTGCGCGGTGAACCGCAGCGCCGGCGGCACCGACACGTGGGTCTTGGGCTTGTCGAGCGTCTTGACGATCGCGGCGGCGATGTCCTCGGGCTCGACGGGCTTGATCGCGCCGCCGGACTTGGTTCCGGAGATCAGCTCGGTGTTGGTGAACGGCGGCATGATCACCGAGACGTTGACGCCGTGCGGTGCCATCTCGTCGGCCAGCGCTGTGGACAGGCCCACCACCGCGTACTTGGCACCGACGTAGACCACCTGCCCGGGCAGCGGGATGAGGCCGGACAACGAGGCGATGTTGATGATGTGGCCGCTGCGGCGCTTGACCATCTGCGGCAACGCGAGCCGGCAGCCGGTGAGCACGCCGTAGACGTTGACCTCCAGCGAGGACCGGACCGACTGCTCGGTCTCTTCCAGGAACGGGCCCACCGGCATCACGCCGGCATTGTTGATCAGCACGTCGATGTGGCCGCCCCCGTCGGTGCGGGCCTTGTCCAGAAAGGTCTCGAAGGACTCCCGGTCGGTGACATCGAGCGGGTAGCCGGATACCTGGCCCAGTTTGGTGAGTTCGACGACGGCGGATTCCTGCAGCGCGACGTC
It includes:
- a CDS encoding aminotransferase class IV codes for the protein MTIADAGTSNLVAVEPGAAIREATPEGSVIQYSDYELDTSSPFAGGVAWIEGEYMPAEEAKISIFDTGFGHSDLTYTVAHVWHGNIFRLGDHLDRLLDGSRKLRLDAGISKDELAEITKKCVSLSQLRESFVNLTVTRGYGKRKGEKDLSKLTHQVYIYAIPYLWAFPPAEQIFGTTAIVPRHVRRAGRNTVDPTIKNYQWGDLTAASFEAKDRGARTAILLDSDNCVAEGPGFNVCIVKDGKLASPSRNALPGITRKTVFELADQMGIEATLRDVTSHELYDADELMAVTTAGGVTPINTLDGEAIGNGEPGPMTVAIRDRFWALMDEPSPLIEAIRY
- a CDS encoding SDR family oxidoreductase encodes the protein MDNISGKTIAITGAARGIGYATAKALLARGARVVIGDRDVALQESAVVELTKLGQVSGYPLDVTDRESFETFLDKARTDGGGHIDVLINNAGVMPVGPFLEETEQSVRSSLEVNVYGVLTGCRLALPQMVKRRSGHIINIASLSGLIPLPGQVVYVGAKYAVVGLSTALADEMAPHGVNVSVIMPPFTNTELISGTKSGGAIKPVEPEDIAAAIVKTLDKPKTHVSVPPALRFTAQAAQMLPPKGRRAMNKALGLDTVFLEVDTAKRKSYEDRARAAQGVIESDGK